The following are encoded together in the Bacillus sp. V2I10 genome:
- a CDS encoding NADP-dependent malic enzyme has protein sequence MSLREEALHMHLIHKGKLESKSKVPVRNAKDLSLAYSPGVAEPCKAIYDDKNKVYDYTMKGNMVAVVSDGTAVLGLGNIGPEAALPVMEGKAVLFKSFAGVDAFPICLNTTDVDKIVETVKLLEPTFGGINLEDIAAPNCFVIEERLKKETNIPVFHDDQHGTAIVTVAGLVNALKLTGKQMSNIRVVANGAGAAGIAIIKLLYRYGVRDIIMCDSKGAIFEGRSFGMNNVKAEVAKFTNRDRAEGSLADVIKDADVFIGVSVEGALTKEMIATMKKDPIIFAMANPVPEIMPSDAKEAGAMVIGTGRSDFPNQVNNVLAFPGIFRGALDVRATHINEQMKIAAVEAIASLISAEELSADYVIPAPFDARVAPAVAAAVAKAAMETGVARLKADPNEIAEKTKQLAIIETK, from the coding sequence ATGTCATTGCGAGAAGAAGCATTACATATGCATCTAATTCATAAAGGAAAGCTAGAATCAAAATCAAAAGTACCAGTCAGAAATGCTAAAGACTTAAGCTTAGCTTATTCTCCAGGGGTCGCTGAACCTTGTAAGGCAATATATGACGACAAAAATAAAGTGTACGATTATACAATGAAAGGCAATATGGTGGCAGTAGTATCAGATGGCACTGCTGTGCTTGGCCTTGGAAATATTGGGCCGGAGGCTGCACTCCCTGTAATGGAAGGCAAAGCGGTACTATTCAAAAGCTTTGCGGGAGTTGATGCATTTCCGATTTGTTTGAATACGACAGATGTGGATAAAATTGTAGAAACGGTCAAATTGCTTGAGCCTACATTCGGAGGCATCAATCTTGAAGATATTGCAGCACCAAATTGTTTTGTTATTGAAGAGAGATTGAAGAAAGAAACAAACATTCCTGTTTTTCATGATGATCAGCACGGAACTGCTATTGTTACTGTTGCAGGACTTGTGAATGCACTTAAGCTTACAGGAAAACAAATGTCTAACATTAGAGTGGTTGCAAATGGAGCAGGTGCAGCAGGAATAGCAATTATCAAGCTTCTATACCGCTATGGCGTGCGCGATATTATTATGTGCGATTCAAAAGGTGCGATCTTTGAAGGACGTTCATTTGGCATGAATAACGTGAAGGCGGAAGTAGCGAAATTTACGAACCGTGACCGTGCTGAAGGCTCATTGGCAGATGTCATTAAAGATGCGGACGTATTTATTGGCGTTTCAGTTGAGGGTGCGTTAACAAAAGAAATGATTGCTACGATGAAAAAGGATCCAATCATTTTCGCGATGGCGAATCCAGTACCGGAAATCATGCCAAGTGATGCAAAAGAAGCAGGAGCGATGGTTATTGGCACCGGCCGTTCAGATTTCCCAAACCAAGTCAACAATGTTCTTGCATTCCCGGGAATTTTCCGAGGTGCACTTGATGTGCGCGCTACACATATTAACGAGCAAATGAAAATTGCCGCTGTAGAAGCGATTGCTTCATTAATAAGTGCAGAAGAATTATCCGCTGACTATGTCATTCCGGCTCCATTCGATGCACGTGTTGCTCCTGCTGTAGCTGCAGCAGTAGCTAAAGCGGCGATGGAAACTGGTGTGGCAAGATTAAAGGCTGACCCAAATGAAATAGCTGAGAAGACTAAACAGTTAGCGATCATCGAAACAAAGTGA
- a CDS encoding FadR/GntR family transcriptional regulator, whose amino-acid sequence MTEPKSKVYIEILRQIRSIIHKDGLSAGDKIPSERELAELLNAGRSSVREALRALELLGMIETRRGEGTYIKDFREHGLVEILGTFILQDKNAIADLIEMNVLLESNALKLLLEKDNNEEELKNLAIAIQEQNLGHMDIMAKFMQLSDNYLLLRIWSVLNEYLKVIQTDHHSGSAIVYEKIIDGLASKDEKMVFESFYTLTNKKNASALVSSDRQKKL is encoded by the coding sequence GTGACTGAACCGAAGTCGAAGGTATATATTGAGATACTTCGTCAAATCAGGTCCATTATCCACAAAGACGGTCTGTCAGCAGGAGATAAAATACCATCTGAACGAGAGCTCGCAGAACTCTTAAATGCAGGGAGATCATCTGTCAGAGAAGCACTTCGGGCGCTCGAGCTGCTTGGAATGATTGAAACAAGACGCGGTGAAGGAACGTATATTAAGGATTTCCGCGAACATGGTCTTGTTGAAATTCTCGGAACGTTTATTTTACAGGATAAGAATGCTATCGCAGATTTAATTGAAATGAACGTTCTTTTGGAATCAAATGCATTAAAGCTATTGCTTGAGAAAGATAATAATGAAGAAGAGTTAAAGAATCTCGCCATCGCTATTCAGGAGCAGAACCTGGGACATATGGATATTATGGCTAAGTTCATGCAGCTGTCGGACAACTATCTTTTACTCCGGATATGGTCTGTTCTGAATGAGTATTTAAAAGTAATACAGACGGATCATCACTCAGGCAGCGCCATCGTTTATGAAAAAATAATTGACGGACTTGCTTCAAAAGATGAAAAGATGGTTTTTGAATCTTTTTACACTCTAACAAATAAGAAAAACGCAAGCGCCTTGGTCAGCTCCGACAGGCAGAAAAAGCTCTGA
- the accD gene encoding acetyl-CoA carboxylase, carboxyltransferase subunit beta, protein MLKDLFSKKKKYASIPSEQAKHDVPEGIMTKCPSCKKIMYSKELNKNLRVCMNCGHHHTMNARERIKSLFDEHSFTEFDKEMVSENPLNFPGYMEKVEKDRKKTNLNEAVVTGEGTINGNHTVVAIMDASFRMGSMGSVVGEKITRAIERANDRKLPFIIFTASGGARMQEGVLSLMQMAKTSSALKMFSNNGGLIISVMTHPTTGGVSASFASLGDYNFAEPRALIGFAGRRIIEQTIREDLPEDFQTAEFLLKHGQLDAVINRLDMKDTLSNILELHTSGGGSSW, encoded by the coding sequence TTGTTAAAGGATTTATTTTCGAAAAAGAAGAAATATGCATCCATTCCCTCTGAGCAGGCAAAGCATGATGTTCCAGAAGGAATAATGACAAAGTGTCCTAGCTGTAAAAAGATTATGTATTCTAAAGAATTGAATAAAAACTTGAGAGTGTGCATGAATTGCGGCCATCATCACACCATGAATGCCAGAGAAAGAATTAAAAGCTTATTTGATGAACATTCATTTACAGAGTTCGATAAAGAAATGGTTTCAGAAAATCCGCTTAATTTTCCAGGTTATATGGAAAAAGTAGAAAAAGACCGCAAAAAAACAAATTTAAATGAAGCGGTTGTGACCGGAGAAGGCACGATAAACGGAAATCATACAGTCGTTGCCATCATGGATGCAAGCTTCAGAATGGGCAGCATGGGATCGGTTGTCGGCGAAAAGATTACTAGAGCGATAGAGCGTGCAAATGACCGGAAGCTGCCATTTATCATCTTTACAGCTTCGGGCGGTGCGAGAATGCAGGAAGGTGTTCTCAGTTTAATGCAAATGGCCAAGACGAGCTCAGCACTAAAAATGTTCAGCAATAACGGAGGTTTGATCATCTCTGTTATGACACATCCGACGACAGGCGGAGTTTCAGCGAGCTTTGCTTCTCTTGGCGATTACAATTTTGCAGAACCCCGTGCATTGATTGGGTTTGCAGGAAGAAGAATTATTGAACAGACAATCAGAGAAGACCTGCCTGAAGATTTTCAGACGGCAGAATTTCTTTTAAAACACGGCCAGCTTGATGCCGTTATTAATCGATTGGATATGAAGGACACTCTTTCAAACATCCTCGAACTTCATACGTCAGGCGGTGGATCATCATGGTAG
- the accA gene encoding acetyl-CoA carboxylase carboxyl transferase subunit alpha, whose amino-acid sequence MVGELEFEKPITELRGKISELKEFTKNTDVDLSAEIMKLEGRLEKLEKDIYTNLQPWDRVQIARHPNRPTTLDYIEKLFTNFFEIHGDRYYGDDEAIVGGIAKYDGLPVTVIGHQRGKDTKENIRRNFGMPHPEGYRKALRLMHQAEKFNRPIICFIDTKGAYPGKAAEERGQSEAIAKNLFEMAGLSVPVICIVIGEGGSGGALALGVGNHIHMLENSTYSVISPEGAAALLWKDAGLAKKAAETMKITAPDLKKLGVIDHIINEVKGGAHRDVSEQAKNIDKVIHASLKELLKLDGPQLVQHRYEKFKRIGQVSFAGEILGVK is encoded by the coding sequence ATGGTAGGAGAACTGGAGTTTGAAAAACCTATAACAGAGTTAAGAGGAAAAATTTCAGAGCTTAAAGAGTTTACAAAAAATACCGATGTAGACCTTTCAGCTGAGATTATGAAGCTTGAGGGCCGTCTTGAAAAGCTTGAAAAAGATATTTATACCAATTTGCAGCCTTGGGATCGAGTGCAAATTGCAAGACATCCTAACCGCCCGACAACTTTGGATTATATTGAAAAACTTTTTACGAATTTCTTTGAAATTCATGGTGATCGCTATTACGGCGACGATGAAGCTATTGTAGGGGGCATCGCAAAATACGACGGGCTTCCTGTAACGGTAATAGGCCATCAGCGCGGCAAGGATACGAAAGAGAATATTCGCCGGAACTTCGGAATGCCTCATCCGGAAGGCTACCGCAAAGCTTTGCGGTTAATGCATCAGGCTGAAAAATTCAACCGTCCGATTATCTGCTTTATTGATACAAAAGGGGCTTATCCCGGTAAGGCAGCAGAAGAACGGGGCCAGAGCGAAGCCATCGCCAAAAACTTATTTGAAATGGCTGGATTATCTGTTCCGGTTATCTGTATTGTAATTGGGGAAGGCGGCAGCGGCGGTGCGCTGGCGCTGGGAGTCGGAAATCATATTCATATGCTTGAGAACTCCACTTACTCTGTTATATCGCCAGAAGGAGCAGCTGCGCTTTTATGGAAGGATGCAGGGCTGGCAAAAAAAGCCGCAGAAACAATGAAAATCACAGCACCTGATCTGAAGAAGCTGGGCGTCATCGATCATATTATCAATGAAGTCAAAGGCGGCGCACACAGGGATGTATCTGAACAGGCAAAAAATATTGATAAAGTCATTCATGCTTCCCTTAAAGAGTTGTTAAAGCTGGATGGACCTCAATTAGTTCAGCATCGTTATGAAAAGTTTAAAAGAATCGGTCAAGTTTCGTTTGCAGGAGAAATACTTGGGGTAAAATAG
- the pfkA gene encoding 6-phosphofructokinase, with protein sequence MKKIGVLTSGGDSPGMNAAVRAVVRKAIYHDVEVYGIYHGYSGLIAGHIEKLELGSVGDIIHRGGTKLYTARCPEFRTVEGQLKGIEQLKKHGIEGLVVIGGDGSYMGAKKLTEHGFPCVGVPGTIDNDIPGTDFTIGFDTALNTVIDAIDKIRDTATSHERTYVIEVMGRHAGDLALWSGLAGGAETILIPEVDYDMEDILARLKHGTDRGKKHSIIIVAEGVGSGVDFGRKIEEATNLETRVSVLGHIQRGGSPTAFDRVLASRLGAYAVELLLEGKGGRAVGIQSNKLTNNDILEILDTPHTVDKNMYQLSKELSI encoded by the coding sequence ATGAAAAAAATCGGCGTATTAACTAGTGGAGGAGATTCGCCTGGTATGAACGCGGCCGTGCGCGCTGTTGTGCGTAAAGCGATCTATCATGATGTAGAAGTGTACGGAATTTATCACGGTTATTCTGGATTAATTGCTGGACATATCGAAAAGCTTGAGCTTGGATCTGTAGGAGATATTATCCACCGCGGGGGTACAAAGCTCTATACAGCACGCTGTCCTGAATTTAGAACAGTTGAGGGACAATTAAAAGGAATCGAGCAATTAAAGAAACATGGAATAGAAGGCTTAGTTGTCATCGGCGGAGACGGTTCTTATATGGGAGCTAAAAAGCTGACTGAACATGGTTTTCCATGTGTAGGCGTTCCGGGAACCATTGATAATGACATTCCAGGCACTGATTTTACCATTGGATTTGATACTGCACTTAATACAGTAATTGATGCTATAGATAAAATTCGTGATACTGCCACATCACATGAACGTACATACGTGATTGAAGTCATGGGAAGACATGCTGGAGATCTTGCGTTATGGTCAGGTCTTGCCGGCGGAGCAGAAACCATTCTGATTCCGGAAGTGGACTATGACATGGAAGATATCCTTGCACGTTTAAAGCATGGAACAGACCGGGGCAAAAAACACAGTATTATCATCGTGGCTGAAGGCGTTGGCAGCGGAGTGGACTTCGGAAGAAAAATTGAAGAGGCTACAAACCTTGAAACACGCGTATCTGTTTTAGGACATATACAGCGTGGAGGATCACCGACTGCGTTTGACCGTGTGCTTGCAAGCCGTCTTGGTGCTTATGCTGTGGAATTATTGCTTGAAGGAAAAGGTGGCCGTGCAGTTGGCATTCAAAGCAATAAACTGACAAACAATGATATCCTTGAGATTTTAGATACTCCGCATACAGTCGATAAGAACATGTACCAGCTTTCAAAAGAATTATCCATCTAA
- the pyk gene encoding pyruvate kinase, protein MRKTKIVCTIGPASESVEKLTQLMEAGMNVSRLNFSHGDFEEHGARIKNIREASGKLNKDIAILLDTKGPEIRTHSMQDGAIELVAGSEVIVSMTEVLGTADKFSISYEGLINDVHAGSIILLDDGLIGLEVLEMNKETKEIRTKVLNTGTLKNKKGVNVPGVSVKLPGITEKDANDIVFGIEQGVDFIAASFVRRAADVLEIRELLEKHDAGHIQIIPKIENQEGVDNIDEILEVSDGLMVARGDLGVEIPAEEVPLVQKDLIKKCNALGKPVITATQMLDSMQRNPRPTRAEASDVANAIFDGTDAIMLSGETAAGSYPVEAVQTMNNIASRAEQALDYKQILAKRSEQADMTITDAIGQSVAHTGLNLQAAAIVATTESGHTARMISKYRPKAPIVAVTSCESVSRKLALVWGVYPRNGEKAASTDEMLDQAVEESLESGIVKHGDLVVITAGIPIGETGTTNLMKVHVVGDVIAKGQGIGRKTAFGKVVVASSASDADSKMTQGAILVSQCTDRDMMGALEKASALITEEGGLTSHAAVVGLSLGIPVIVGVEDATSILKDGQEITVDGSRGAIYQGHASVL, encoded by the coding sequence ATGAGAAAAACGAAAATAGTCTGTACGATCGGTCCTGCAAGTGAAAGTGTTGAAAAACTTACGCAATTAATGGAAGCCGGAATGAACGTTTCACGCTTAAACTTCTCACACGGAGATTTCGAAGAGCACGGAGCACGAATCAAAAACATCCGCGAGGCTTCAGGAAAGCTTAATAAGGATATCGCAATCCTATTGGATACTAAAGGACCTGAAATCCGCACACATTCCATGCAGGACGGTGCAATCGAGCTTGTTGCAGGATCAGAAGTGATCGTTTCAATGACTGAGGTGCTTGGAACTGCTGATAAGTTCTCTATCTCATACGAAGGATTAATTAATGATGTACATGCAGGCTCAATCATTTTGCTTGATGATGGACTGATTGGACTTGAAGTTCTTGAAATGAATAAAGAAACGAAAGAAATCAGAACAAAGGTTTTAAACACAGGAACATTAAAAAATAAAAAAGGTGTTAACGTTCCGGGAGTAAGCGTAAAGCTTCCAGGAATCACAGAAAAAGATGCAAATGATATTGTTTTTGGAATCGAGCAGGGAGTAGACTTCATCGCTGCGTCATTCGTACGGCGTGCAGCAGATGTTCTTGAAATTCGTGAATTGCTTGAAAAGCACGATGCAGGCCATATTCAAATCATTCCTAAAATTGAAAACCAGGAAGGTGTTGACAACATCGACGAGATTCTTGAGGTTTCAGATGGTTTAATGGTTGCACGCGGTGACTTGGGTGTTGAAATTCCTGCTGAAGAAGTGCCATTGGTTCAAAAAGACCTAATTAAAAAGTGCAATGCTTTAGGCAAACCGGTCATTACAGCTACGCAAATGCTGGACAGCATGCAGCGCAATCCGCGTCCGACACGGGCAGAAGCAAGTGACGTTGCAAATGCTATTTTTGACGGTACAGATGCGATCATGTTATCAGGTGAAACGGCTGCAGGTTCTTATCCGGTTGAAGCTGTTCAAACAATGAATAACATTGCTTCACGTGCAGAACAGGCGCTTGATTATAAGCAAATTCTTGCGAAACGCAGTGAACAGGCTGATATGACAATTACGGATGCAATTGGACAATCGGTTGCGCATACAGGCCTTAACTTGCAGGCTGCTGCTATTGTAGCAACTACTGAGAGCGGTCATACTGCCCGAATGATTTCTAAATACCGCCCTAAAGCTCCGATCGTTGCCGTTACTTCATGTGAGTCAGTATCTCGCAAGCTTGCTCTTGTTTGGGGAGTCTACCCGCGCAATGGTGAGAAAGCAGCATCAACAGATGAAATGCTTGATCAGGCAGTAGAAGAGTCATTAGAGTCAGGAATTGTTAAACATGGTGATTTAGTAGTCATCACTGCAGGCATTCCGATCGGCGAAACTGGCACAACGAACTTAATGAAAGTTCATGTTGTTGGAGATGTGATAGCTAAAGGACAGGGAATCGGACGCAAAACAGCGTTTGGCAAAGTTGTCGTAGCAAGCTCAGCTTCTGATGCTGATTCAAAAATGACTCAGGGTGCTATTTTAGTTTCTCAATGTACAGATCGCGATATGATGGGTGCATTAGAGAAAGCTTCAGCATTAATTACAGAAGAAGGCGGATTAACAAGTCATGCTGCTGTAGTTGGCCTGAGCCTTGGAATTCCGGTTATTGTAGGAGTAGAAGATGCAACTTCTATCCTGAAAGATGGTCAGGAAATTACAGTTGATGGATCACGCGGTGCCATCTATCAAGGACATGCAAGTGTTCTTTAA
- a CDS encoding FxsA family protein has protein sequence MRYLLPFLIIIPACEIGILLFSGKTIGIIPTILMIIATGIAGAWLAKKQGMEAIRKVQREISFGNLPGDAIIDGLCVLVGGLLLLSPGFLTDLTGFVLLIPATRKFVKPLLQKWLSRLIDQNRFTIIR, from the coding sequence ATGAGATATTTGCTGCCGTTTTTAATTATTATCCCAGCTTGTGAAATCGGCATCCTGCTTTTCTCTGGTAAAACGATCGGAATCATTCCAACTATCCTTATGATCATTGCTACTGGAATAGCTGGAGCATGGCTTGCAAAGAAGCAGGGAATGGAAGCGATCCGAAAAGTTCAGCGGGAAATAAGCTTTGGGAATTTACCTGGTGATGCCATAATCGATGGTCTTTGTGTACTTGTCGGGGGCTTGCTTCTATTATCACCCGGTTTCCTGACAGATTTAACTGGGTTTGTTTTATTAATACCGGCAACAAGGAAATTCGTAAAGCCGCTTCTCCAAAAATGGCTCAGCAGGCTGATTGACCAAAATCGATTTACGATCATACGATAG
- the ytvI gene encoding sporulation integral membrane protein YtvI — MNAYLVQVAARALAIACIIAAALASVYYVSALTYPFIIGLILAILINPMVNLLETKMVRSAAVFISIAFLFVIFAGIITLLIAELVTGTTYLASSVPEHFKTLVVYIETFIGDRVLPIYEDIAALFNTLDSSQQATILANIQNAGEQIGSNAADFLKGLLENIPLLISWLPNAATVTIFSLLAAFFISKDWYKFQKLLRKYLPLKARKSGRTVVDDLKKALLGFIKAQLILISITTIIVLIGLLFLKVDYAITIALLIGTVDLLPYLGTGLVFVPWIVYSAFSGDLPFAIGLGVLYLIILIQRQMMEPKILSSTIGLDPLATLISLFVGFKLIGFLGLIVGPVALVIFNALHNARVFEDIWTFITAKKS; from the coding sequence TTGAATGCATATTTAGTACAAGTTGCTGCCAGAGCACTTGCTATTGCATGTATCATTGCCGCCGCTTTAGCCTCTGTCTATTATGTCTCGGCACTTACTTACCCGTTTATTATAGGTCTCATTCTTGCGATTCTTATTAATCCAATGGTCAATTTGCTTGAAACAAAAATGGTCCGAAGTGCTGCTGTTTTTATTTCAATCGCATTCCTGTTTGTCATTTTCGCAGGAATCATAACTTTGCTTATCGCAGAACTCGTAACGGGAACAACCTACCTGGCGTCGTCCGTTCCTGAGCATTTCAAAACTCTGGTTGTTTATATTGAGACATTCATTGGGGATCGTGTGCTTCCCATCTATGAAGATATTGCTGCTTTATTTAATACGCTTGATTCAAGTCAGCAGGCTACAATACTTGCCAACATTCAAAATGCTGGCGAACAAATCGGATCGAATGCAGCCGATTTTTTAAAAGGGCTGCTTGAGAATATTCCTCTGTTGATCAGCTGGCTGCCTAACGCCGCAACAGTGACGATTTTCTCCTTGCTAGCTGCTTTTTTTATCAGCAAAGACTGGTACAAATTTCAAAAGCTGCTGCGCAAGTATCTTCCTCTTAAAGCAAGAAAAAGCGGGAGAACGGTGGTTGATGATCTAAAAAAAGCTTTGCTTGGATTTATTAAAGCGCAGCTGATTTTAATCAGCATCACAACGATTATCGTATTAATAGGGTTACTCTTCCTGAAGGTGGATTATGCAATAACGATTGCTTTGTTAATTGGAACAGTTGATTTGCTTCCCTATCTGGGAACAGGCCTGGTTTTTGTTCCATGGATTGTTTATTCGGCATTCAGCGGCGATCTGCCATTTGCTATTGGTTTAGGTGTCTTATATCTGATTATATTGATTCAGCGTCAAATGATGGAGCCAAAGATTTTATCCTCAACAATTGGGCTTGATCCACTGGCTACTCTGATTTCATTATTTGTTGGATTCAAACTGATTGGATTTCTCGGTTTAATTGTAGGACCTGTGGCTTTAGTCATTTTCAATGCCCTTCATAATGCTAGAGTATTTGAAGATATTTGGACATTTATCACTGCTAAGAAATCGTGA
- a CDS encoding DUF441 domain-containing protein, protein MNQPVLFLIILLIVGFLAKNQSLMFAVGFLLIIKLTGLDTKLFPHIQAKGINWGVTVITIAVLVPIATGDIGFKQLTEAMRSSYAWIALGAGIAVALIAKNGLTLLSEDPHITTALVFGTILAVSLFGGVAVGPLIGAGIAYLAMQTVKFFG, encoded by the coding sequence ATGAATCAACCTGTCCTATTTTTAATCATATTATTGATCGTTGGATTTCTTGCCAAAAATCAATCATTAATGTTTGCAGTCGGCTTTTTACTTATAATCAAACTGACCGGCCTTGATACTAAATTGTTCCCGCATATCCAGGCAAAAGGAATCAATTGGGGCGTAACGGTTATTACGATTGCCGTTTTGGTGCCGATTGCGACCGGTGATATTGGATTTAAGCAGCTGACAGAGGCAATGAGATCATCCTACGCATGGATTGCTCTAGGAGCAGGGATTGCTGTTGCCCTTATAGCCAAAAATGGCTTGACGCTTCTTTCTGAAGATCCCCATATAACAACAGCTCTTGTCTTTGGAACTATTTTAGCGGTGTCTTTATTTGGGGGAGTTGCAGTCGGTCCGCTGATTGGAGCGGGTATTGCCTATTTAGCGATGCAAACAGTTAAATTTTTTGGTTAA
- the citZ gene encoding citrate synthase, with translation MTTTRGLEGVVATTSSVSSIIDDTLTYAGYNIDDLAENASFEEVVYLLWHRKLPTKDQLAEIKKELAENAEIPQEVVDHFKSYDLKSVHPMAALRTAVSLLGIFDSEADVMDPEANYRKAIRLQAKLPTIVSAFARIRKGLEPIKPKSDASLAVNFLYTLIGEEPSSVAVEAFNKALVLHADHELNASTFTARVCVATLSDVYSGVTAAIGALKGPLHGGANEAVMKMLKEIGDINNVESYLHEKFSRKEKIMGFGHRVYRQGDPRAKHLKEMSEKLTNLTGEPKWFKISTKIEEVVTSEKSIPPNVDFYSASMYHSLGIDHDLFTPIFAVSRVSGWLAHILEQYENNRLIRPRADYTGPNMQKYVPLDQRG, from the coding sequence ATGACAACAACACGGGGTCTAGAAGGAGTAGTTGCTACTACTTCATCTGTAAGTTCAATTATTGATGATACTCTTACATATGCGGGGTATAATATCGATGATTTAGCAGAGAATGCTAGTTTCGAAGAGGTCGTTTATTTATTGTGGCATAGAAAGCTTCCGACAAAAGACCAGCTTGCAGAAATTAAAAAAGAGCTTGCTGAAAATGCAGAAATACCGCAGGAGGTTGTCGATCACTTTAAATCATACGATCTAAAATCTGTGCATCCGATGGCTGCTCTCCGTACAGCTGTTTCTCTTCTTGGCATATTTGACAGTGAAGCAGATGTAATGGATCCGGAAGCTAACTACCGCAAAGCGATCCGTCTTCAGGCAAAGCTGCCGACAATTGTTTCAGCATTTGCCCGTATCCGCAAAGGACTTGAGCCTATTAAACCAAAATCAGATGCTAGTTTAGCAGTGAATTTCCTGTATACTTTAATTGGAGAAGAGCCGAGCAGTGTTGCAGTGGAAGCTTTTAATAAAGCATTAGTCCTTCATGCTGATCATGAGCTGAATGCATCTACATTTACAGCACGCGTATGTGTAGCAACATTATCAGATGTTTATTCCGGCGTAACTGCAGCAATCGGCGCTCTTAAGGGACCTTTGCATGGCGGAGCAAATGAAGCGGTAATGAAAATGCTCAAAGAAATTGGAGACATTAATAACGTTGAGTCATACTTGCATGAAAAGTTCTCCCGAAAAGAAAAAATTATGGGCTTTGGACACCGTGTGTACCGTCAGGGAGATCCTAGAGCGAAACATCTGAAGGAAATGTCTGAAAAATTGACGAATCTTACAGGTGAGCCTAAATGGTTTAAAATTTCTACTAAAATTGAAGAAGTTGTAACAAGTGAAAAATCCATTCCGCCAAACGTGGATTTCTATTCTGCATCCATGTACCACAGCTTAGGCATTGATCATGATTTATTCACGCCTATCTTTGCTGTAAGCCGTGTATCAGGATGGCTCGCTCATATTCTCGAGCAATATGAGAACAACCGTCTGATCCGCCCGCGTGCAGATTACACAGGACCGAATATGCAGAAATACGTGCCACTGGACCAGCGGGGCTGA